From a single Miscanthus floridulus cultivar M001 chromosome 8, ASM1932011v1, whole genome shotgun sequence genomic region:
- the LOC136468963 gene encoding secreted RxLR effector protein 161-like: MANAKPIKTPTSTNGHLSLDKDGKAIDQKVYHSMIGTLLYLCASRPDIILSVCMCARFQANPKECHLMAIKRILRYLVHTPNFGLWYPKGSNFNLLGYLDFDYAGCKVERKSTSWTCQFLGRSLVSWSSKKQNSVALSITKAEYVAAGACCAQLLWMKQTLNNYGCCFTKISLLYDNESAIKLANNPMERDLGQRNEKRSKRSNDPVDHQIRGIVVQELAGGGEDVGQGRGQLGRG; the protein is encoded by the exons atggcaaATGCCAAACCCATCAAGACACCTACATCAACAAATGGGCACTTAAGCTTGGATAAAGATGGGAAAGCTATTGACCAAAAGGTATATCATTCTATGATCGGCACcctactttacttatgtgcatctaggccggaTATTatacttagtgtgtgcat gtg tgctagatttcaagctaacccgaaagagtgccatcttatggccattaagagaatcttgagatatttagtacacactcctaactttggcttatggtatcctaagggctccaatttcaatctacttgggtatttggatttcgattatgccggttgcaaagtagaaagaaaaagtacatcgtggacatgtcaattccttggaaggtccctagtgtcttggagctctaagaagcaaaattcggTAGCCCTTTCCATCACTAAAGCCGAGTATGTAGCCGCCGGTGCATGCTGTGcacaactactttggatgaagcaaacccttAATAATTACGGATGTTGCTTTACCAAAATCTCACTTTTgtatgacaatgaaagtgccataaagcttgcaaacaatccc ATGGAACGTGATCTAGGTCAAAGAAATGAGAAGAGGTCGAAGCGCTCTAATGATCCTGTCGACCACCAGATCAGAGGGATAGTTGTTCAAGAGCTtgctggtggtggtgaagatgttggtCAAGGCAGGGGGCAGCTGGGCAGAGGTTGA